In Panacibacter ginsenosidivorans, the following proteins share a genomic window:
- a CDS encoding cupin domain-containing protein yields the protein MKIKKEEIPMIMESPGTIMRAFSGYGGMTVAFNELPAGTDISPLLEGLKNNSCQCPHWGYIVEGEILIKYDTGAEERLTTGDTFYMPPGHTAIVKKDLKIIDFSPEKELKEVMDHIAKKMAQLAT from the coding sequence ATGAAAATCAAAAAAGAAGAAATACCGATGATAATGGAATCTCCAGGTACAATAATGAGAGCATTTTCCGGATATGGAGGAATGACTGTTGCCTTTAATGAACTTCCTGCAGGCACAGATATTTCTCCGTTATTGGAGGGGTTAAAAAATAATAGTTGCCAATGTCCCCATTGGGGTTATATAGTTGAAGGTGAGATATTGATAAAATACGATACAGGAGCAGAAGAAAGGCTAACGACAGGAGATACCTTCTATATGCCTCCGGGGCATACTGCCATTGTAAAAAAAGATCTTAAAATAATTGATTTTAGCCCGGAAAAAGAGCTCAAAGAAGTTATGGATCATATCGCCAAAAAAATGGCTCAGTTGGCTACATAA
- a CDS encoding FAD-binding oxidoreductase yields the protein MTNELINALKNSLHGKLVLPNDADYDTLRKVYNGMIDKHPAMIAQCTDVEDVKTCINFAKENNVLLSIRGGGHNAGGLGIADDALVIDLSHMKDIKIDTATKTVRVQGGVLLKELDAATHEVGMSVPSGIFGTTGVSGLTLGGGLGHMTRQYGLSIDNLLEAQVVLANGNQVTASANENPDLFWALRGGGGNFGVVVSFTFQLQPTATIYGGPMLWNIEDSKEMMTWYNNLITTAPDNINGFFAFLTVPPFPPFPEHLHMKKMCGVVWCYTGDLDKAEEVFKPIRAYKTPALDFVGPLPVPALQTMFDGLYPPGLMWYWKADFVKDLHEVSIDIHAKFGNEMPTPLSSMHMYPVNGAASRVGKSDTAWNYRDANYAVVIVGIDSDTANKDKIISWARDYWNALHPFSAGGAYVNFMMDEGEDRIKATYGDNYKRLAAIKAKYDPGNLFRVNQNIKPQMVEAPAMA from the coding sequence CGGTAAACTGGTGCTGCCCAATGATGCAGATTATGATACCCTACGCAAAGTGTATAATGGCATGATTGATAAACATCCGGCCATGATTGCGCAATGCACTGATGTAGAAGACGTAAAGACCTGTATAAATTTTGCAAAAGAAAACAATGTACTTCTCTCGATAAGAGGAGGCGGGCATAATGCAGGCGGGCTGGGCATTGCAGACGATGCGTTGGTGATTGATCTTTCCCATATGAAAGATATCAAAATTGATACAGCAACTAAAACAGTACGTGTACAAGGTGGTGTTTTATTAAAAGAATTAGATGCGGCCACACATGAGGTAGGCATGTCTGTTCCATCGGGCATATTTGGAACAACTGGTGTGTCAGGACTTACACTTGGTGGCGGACTAGGGCATATGACACGCCAATACGGACTTTCAATCGATAATCTTTTGGAAGCACAAGTAGTACTGGCAAATGGCAACCAGGTAACCGCATCGGCTAACGAAAACCCTGATCTTTTCTGGGCTTTGCGTGGTGGCGGTGGAAACTTTGGTGTGGTTGTTTCATTCACTTTCCAGTTACAACCAACAGCCACTATCTATGGCGGACCAATGCTTTGGAATATTGAAGATTCGAAAGAAATGATGACATGGTACAATAATCTTATTACAACTGCTCCTGATAATATCAATGGTTTTTTTGCATTTCTTACTGTCCCGCCATTCCCCCCATTCCCGGAACATTTACACATGAAAAAAATGTGCGGTGTTGTTTGGTGCTACACCGGCGATCTTGACAAAGCAGAAGAAGTATTTAAACCAATCCGTGCTTATAAAACACCGGCTTTGGATTTTGTTGGGCCGTTGCCTGTGCCTGCCTTACAAACCATGTTTGACGGACTTTATCCGCCGGGGTTGATGTGGTATTGGAAAGCGGATTTTGTAAAAGATCTTCATGAAGTGTCTATTGATATTCATGCAAAATTCGGAAACGAAATGCCAACGCCGCTTTCCAGCATGCATATGTATCCGGTAAATGGCGCAGCAAGCCGTGTTGGTAAAAGTGATACTGCATGGAATTACCGCGATGCCAATTATGCTGTTGTAATAGTTGGTATCGATTCAGACACTGCAAACAAAGACAAGATCATTAGCTGGGCAAGAGATTACTGGAACGCATTGCATCCTTTCTCCGCAGGCGGTGCCTATGTAAACTTTATGATGGACGAAGGCGAAGACAGGATAAAAGCTACTTACGGCGATAATTACAAAAGACTGGCTGCAATAAAAGCCAAGTATGATCCGGGCAATTTATTCAGGGTCAATCAAAACATTAAACCGCAAATGGTGGAGGCACCTGCTATGGCCTGA